ACGAGTGGAAAAAATGAAGCGCTATACGCCTGACTTCCCAGAAATGATGCGCCTGTGCGAAACCAATTTCGCACAGTTGCGCCGCCTGCTGCCGCGAAACGACGCACCCGGCGAAACGGTAAGCTATCAGGTGAGCAACGCGCAGTATCGGTTAACGATAACAGAATCAACGCGCTACACTACGCTGGTGGAGATTGAGCAAACGGCACCCAGCATTAGCTACTGGAGCCTGCCGTCGATGACGGTGCGCCTCTATCACGACGCGATGGTCGCTGAAGTGTGTTCAAGCCAGCAGATCTTTCGCTTCAAGGCGCGGTATGATTACCCGAATAAAAAGTTGCATCAACGCGACGAAAAGCATCAAATTAACCAGTTTTTAGCCGACTGGCTAAGATATTGTTTAGCACATGGAGCAATGGCGATTCCGGTTTGTTAGCGTCATAAACCTACCTAAGGACACCATTTGGAAAGCCTGTTGAACCTGACTGTTGCTGGTGGGGCGCCAGTCAGGATATTACAAATCACCGATACCCACCTTTTTGCCGAAAAGCATGAAACGCTACTGGGGGTCAACACCTGGGAGAGTTATCAGGCGGTACTTAGCGCCATTCACGCTGAAAACCGTGCATGCGATCTGATTGTCGCAACGGGCGATCTGGCGCAGGATCAGTCCTCCGCGGCCTACCAGCATTTTGCTGAAGGCATCGCGAGCTTTAGCGTGCCTTGCGTCTGGCTGCCAGGAAACCATGACTTCCAGCCCGCCATGTACAGCTCTCTTCAGGATGCGGGGATTTCTCCGGCGAAATGTGTTTTTGCGGGTGAACAGTGGCAGATCCTGCTGCTCGATAGCCAGGTATTTGGCGTCCCGCACGGTGAGTTAAGCGAGTTTCAGCTCGACTGGCTTGAGACCAAACTGGCTGCTGAACCTGAACGTCACACGCTGCTGTTGCTTCATCATCATCCTCTGCCGGCGGGCTGCAGCTGGCTCGATCAGCACAGCCTGCGCAACTCCGCAGCGCTGGATCGCGTGCTGGCGAAATTCCCACGGGTGAAAAATCTGCTGTGTGGACATATTCATCAGGAACAGGATCTCGACTGGAACGGACGCCGCATGCTGGCGACGCCGTCGACCTGCGTTCAGTTTAAGCCGCACTGCGCCAACTTTACGCTGGATACCATCGCGCCAGGCTGGCGCTGGCTGGAACTGCATGCCGACGGCACGCTGACCACGGAAGTCTGCCGTTTGACCGGTGCAAAATTCCGCCCGGATACCGCTTCAGAAGGCTATTGATGTCTACGCTCCTTTATCTGCACGGATTCAACAGCTCGCCGCGCTCTGCAAAAGCGACACAGTTTCGCCAGTGGCTGAGCGAGCATCACCCCGACGTTGAGATGATTATCCCGCAGCTGCCGCCTTACCCGGCAGAGGCCGCGGAGATGCTGGAATCTATTG
This region of Enterobacter asburiae genomic DNA includes:
- the cpdA gene encoding 3',5'-cyclic-AMP phosphodiesterase gives rise to the protein MESLLNLTVAGGAPVRILQITDTHLFAEKHETLLGVNTWESYQAVLSAIHAENRACDLIVATGDLAQDQSSAAYQHFAEGIASFSVPCVWLPGNHDFQPAMYSSLQDAGISPAKCVFAGEQWQILLLDSQVFGVPHGELSEFQLDWLETKLAAEPERHTLLLLHHHPLPAGCSWLDQHSLRNSAALDRVLAKFPRVKNLLCGHIHQEQDLDWNGRRMLATPSTCVQFKPHCANFTLDTIAPGWRWLELHADGTLTTEVCRLTGAKFRPDTASEGY
- a CDS encoding DUF1249 family protein, coding for MKRYTPDFPEMMRLCETNFAQLRRLLPRNDAPGETVSYQVSNAQYRLTITESTRYTTLVEIEQTAPSISYWSLPSMTVRLYHDAMVAEVCSSQQIFRFKARYDYPNKKLHQRDEKHQINQFLADWLRYCLAHGAMAIPVC